One window of the Nocardia huaxiensis genome contains the following:
- a CDS encoding EamA family transporter: protein MTNRDRLLGLTVVLLWGLNFLAIRVGLDHFPPFFFAGLRFAVIAVPVLLFVPRPNVPWRWLLLYGVGFGILQFAFLFTAMRTGMPTGLSSLVLQSSAPFTVLLGAIFLRERLRAVQLGGIAVAVAGMTVIGWDRAQHAALLPLLLTLAGGLGWAFGNIGSRLAAADSEGVNPLHLTLWMAVIPPLPMFALSALTEGATTGWTDLAHSFSRDGWPALAALAYIVLLGTIAGSGLWTYLMSRYPAGTVAPLSLLVPVVGIAASWAFLHESPSVLALVGAVIVIVGAFTATSAGKRPVAVAPVSSPLGNRALAEIPVQLAKV, encoded by the coding sequence ATGACCAATCGTGATCGACTGCTCGGGCTCACCGTGGTGCTGCTGTGGGGGCTGAACTTTCTTGCCATTCGAGTCGGGCTCGATCACTTCCCGCCGTTCTTCTTCGCGGGACTGCGGTTCGCGGTGATCGCGGTGCCGGTGCTGTTGTTCGTGCCGCGGCCGAACGTGCCGTGGCGCTGGCTGCTGCTGTACGGCGTGGGCTTCGGGATTCTGCAGTTCGCGTTCCTGTTCACCGCCATGCGGACGGGGATGCCCACCGGGCTGTCGTCGCTGGTGCTGCAGTCGTCGGCGCCGTTCACGGTGCTGCTGGGCGCGATCTTCCTGCGGGAGCGGCTGCGGGCCGTGCAACTGGGCGGGATCGCGGTGGCCGTGGCCGGGATGACGGTGATCGGCTGGGATCGTGCGCAGCACGCGGCCCTGCTGCCGCTGCTGCTGACACTGGCCGGTGGGCTCGGCTGGGCCTTCGGAAATATCGGATCCCGGCTCGCCGCGGCCGATTCCGAAGGTGTCAACCCGCTGCACCTGACGCTGTGGATGGCGGTGATCCCGCCGCTGCCCATGTTCGCGCTGTCCGCGCTCACCGAAGGCGCGACCACGGGGTGGACCGATCTGGCGCACTCGTTCTCGCGGGACGGCTGGCCCGCCCTGGCCGCGCTCGCCTACATCGTGCTGCTTGGCACCATCGCGGGTTCGGGGCTGTGGACGTATCTGATGAGCCGGTACCCGGCGGGCACGGTCGCGCCGCTGTCGCTGCTGGTGCCGGTGGTCGGCATCGCGGCCTCGTGGGCGTTCCTGCACGAGAGCCCGTCGGTGCTCGCCCTGGTGGGTGCGGTCATCGTCATCGTGGGCGCTTTCACCGCCACATCGGCCGGAAAACGCCCGGTCGCCGTCGCACCGGTGTCCAGCCCCCTTGGCAACCGCGCGCTCGCTGAGATCCCGGTGCAGCTGGCAAAGGTCTAG
- a CDS encoding LysR family transcriptional regulator yields MAIERLRVLRELADRGTVAAVAQALSMTPSAVSQQLKVLAREAGVPLLEPDGRRVRLTDAGRALVVRADEVLAAMDRAVAEMDSYRGSPRGQVRVALFPSGAALLLPAVLKELADSGVDVVARDEDVPPSEVPRLLADYDVVLTHRDERAASIGGPRVASRVLMREPIDVVVSPDHRLARNGAVVPAELADETWISVHGGFPVDDVLRSIATVTGVQPRIAQRLNDFTVIEAMVATGYGVALMPRYAVRNPNLVMLRLAGVRAARVYDLATRPNAAKRPAVATVLAAFRTAAQQVTGADS; encoded by the coding sequence ATGGCGATCGAAAGACTGCGCGTCCTCAGGGAATTGGCGGATCGCGGCACTGTCGCGGCGGTGGCGCAGGCACTGTCGATGACGCCTTCGGCGGTGTCGCAGCAGTTGAAGGTGCTGGCCCGCGAAGCCGGTGTGCCGCTACTGGAACCGGACGGGCGGCGAGTGCGGCTCACCGACGCCGGGCGCGCGCTGGTGGTGCGTGCCGACGAAGTGCTGGCCGCCATGGATCGTGCTGTGGCGGAGATGGATTCGTACCGCGGGTCACCGCGCGGGCAGGTGCGGGTCGCGCTGTTCCCGTCCGGGGCCGCGCTGTTGCTCCCGGCCGTACTGAAGGAACTGGCCGACAGCGGTGTGGACGTGGTGGCGCGCGACGAAGACGTGCCGCCGTCGGAAGTGCCACGGCTGCTTGCGGATTACGACGTGGTGCTGACTCACCGGGATGAGCGCGCCGCCTCCATCGGTGGACCGAGAGTGGCGTCGCGGGTGCTCATGCGCGAACCGATCGACGTGGTGGTCTCCCCCGATCACAGGTTGGCTCGCAATGGGGCGGTAGTTCCCGCCGAGCTGGCCGACGAGACCTGGATCAGCGTGCACGGCGGCTTCCCCGTCGACGACGTGCTCCGCTCCATCGCCACGGTCACCGGTGTCCAACCGCGAATAGCCCAGCGCCTCAACGACTTCACGGTCATCGAAGCCATGGTCGCCACCGGCTACGGCGTAGCCCTCATGCCCCGGTACGCAGTCCGCAACCCCAACCTGGTGATGCTCCGCCTCGCCGGCGTCCGCGCCGCCCGCGTCTACGACCTCGCCACTCGGCCGAATGCGGCCAAGCGCCCGGCGGTCGCCACCGTGCTCGCCGCCTTCCGCACCGCGGCGCAACAGGTCACCGGCGCCGACAGCTGA
- the leuA gene encoding 2-isopropylmalate synthase, giving the protein MSPADAFVSGSRTITVPSKPAPADQPAWNKQKNSSMPTFRYRPFAEEVEAVELPDRTWPNKIIDRAPSWCAVDLRDGNQALIDPMSPARKRRMFDLLVRMGYKEIEVGFPAASQTDFDFVREIIEDNAIPDDVTIQVLTQSRPELIERTFEACNGAPNAIVHFYNSTSILQRRVVFRADREAVKKIATDAAALCLEIEKKYPDTNWRYEYSPESYTGTELDYALDVCDAVSAIIQPTPAKPLIINLPATVEMATPNVYADSIEWMSRNLARRDSIVLSLHPHNDRGTAVAAAELGYLAGADRIEGCLFGNGERTGNVCLVTLGMNMFSRGVDPQIDFSNIDEIRRTVEYCNQLPVAERHPYGGDLVYTAFSGSHQDAINKGLDAMKAAADKAGADVDDITWEVPYLPIDPKDVGRTYEAVIRVNSQSGKGGVAYIMKTDHGLVLPRRLQIEFSQAIQKITDGEGGEVTPKEMWDVFSEEYLSAITPLERIRQKVTASETDGGVDSISAVVKVDGAEQEITGTGNGPLAAFVDALSTIGYDVRILDYSEHAMSAGDDAQAASYVEVAIGDKVTWGVGIATSITTASLRAVVSAVNRAARTR; this is encoded by the coding sequence ATGTCACCTGCTGATGCTTTCGTTTCCGGCTCGCGCACCATCACCGTGCCGTCGAAACCCGCCCCGGCCGATCAGCCCGCGTGGAACAAGCAGAAGAACTCTTCGATGCCGACCTTCCGGTATCGCCCGTTCGCCGAAGAGGTCGAGGCCGTCGAGCTGCCCGACCGCACCTGGCCGAACAAGATCATCGATCGTGCGCCGTCGTGGTGCGCCGTCGACCTGCGCGACGGCAACCAGGCGCTCATCGACCCCATGAGCCCCGCCCGCAAGCGCCGCATGTTCGACCTGCTGGTCCGCATGGGCTACAAGGAGATCGAGGTCGGCTTCCCCGCCGCCTCGCAGACCGACTTCGACTTCGTCCGAGAGATCATCGAGGACAACGCGATTCCGGACGACGTCACCATCCAGGTGCTCACCCAGTCCCGCCCGGAACTGATCGAGCGCACCTTCGAAGCCTGCAACGGCGCGCCCAACGCCATCGTGCACTTCTACAACTCGACCTCCATCCTGCAGCGTCGCGTGGTCTTCCGCGCCGACCGCGAGGCCGTCAAGAAGATCGCCACCGACGCCGCCGCACTGTGCCTGGAGATCGAGAAGAAGTACCCGGACACCAACTGGCGCTACGAGTACAGCCCCGAGTCCTACACCGGCACCGAACTGGACTACGCGCTGGACGTCTGCGACGCGGTCTCCGCGATCATCCAGCCCACCCCGGCCAAGCCGCTGATCATCAACCTGCCCGCGACCGTGGAGATGGCGACCCCGAACGTCTACGCCGACTCCATCGAGTGGATGAGCCGCAACCTGGCCCGCCGCGACTCCATCGTGCTGTCGCTGCACCCGCACAACGACCGCGGCACCGCCGTGGCCGCCGCCGAACTGGGCTACCTGGCCGGCGCCGACCGCATCGAAGGCTGCCTGTTCGGCAATGGCGAGCGCACCGGCAATGTCTGCCTGGTGACGCTGGGCATGAACATGTTCAGCCGCGGCGTGGATCCGCAGATCGACTTCTCCAACATCGACGAGATCCGCCGCACCGTCGAATACTGCAACCAGCTGCCCGTGGCCGAACGCCACCCGTACGGCGGCGACCTGGTCTACACGGCCTTCTCCGGCTCGCACCAGGACGCCATCAACAAGGGCCTGGACGCCATGAAGGCCGCCGCCGACAAGGCCGGCGCCGATGTCGACGACATCACCTGGGAGGTCCCGTACCTGCCCATCGACCCGAAGGACGTCGGCCGCACCTACGAGGCCGTCATCCGGGTGAACTCGCAGTCCGGCAAGGGCGGCGTCGCCTACATCATGAAGACCGATCACGGGCTGGTGCTGCCGCGCCGCCTGCAGATCGAGTTCTCGCAGGCCATCCAGAAGATCACCGACGGCGAGGGCGGCGAGGTCACCCCGAAGGAGATGTGGGACGTCTTCTCCGAGGAGTACCTGTCGGCCATCACGCCGCTGGAACGCATCCGGCAGAAGGTGACCGCGTCGGAGACCGACGGCGGCGTCGACTCCATCAGCGCGGTCGTCAAGGTCGACGGGGCCGAGCAGGAGATCACCGGCACCGGCAACGGCCCGCTCGCCGCCTTCGTGGACGCGCTGTCCACCATCGGCTACGACGTGCGCATCCTGGACTACAGCGAGCACGCCATGTCCGCGGGCGACGACGCGCAGGCCGCCTCCTACGTCGAGGTGGCCATCGGAGACAAGGTGACCTGGGGCGTCGGCATCGCCACCTCCATCACCACGGCCTCCCTGCGCGCGGTGGTCTCGGCAGTCAACCGTGCGGCCCGCACCCGCTGA
- a CDS encoding transglutaminase family protein — protein MSVRRYRVQHRTVYEYSDVVTSSYGRAYLTPREFPGQRLLSHDIHVDPVPSDRSVGADVYGNTTLYFHVTADHERLEVTGESLVDVGRPAEMPDVPWEMARPATENGPLAVEFALDLTPPELTPGIAAYAAQSFPPGRPLPEAVAELTTRIHTDFTYESGSTTVSTSVADVFQARAGVCQDFARLAIACLRSRGLAARYVSGYLSTDPPPGKERMVGVDATHAWAAVWLPDAPGPGRWIGFDPTNDQFANDRYVTVAWGRDYADVPPLRGIIYTDAKESTITVSVDVAPLEVPDA, from the coding sequence GTGAGCGTGCGCAGATATCGGGTTCAGCATCGCACCGTCTACGAGTACTCGGACGTGGTGACCAGCTCCTACGGTCGGGCCTACCTGACGCCCCGGGAATTCCCGGGGCAGCGGCTGCTGTCGCACGATATCCACGTCGACCCCGTGCCGTCGGACCGGTCGGTCGGCGCCGACGTGTACGGCAATACGACCCTGTATTTCCATGTCACCGCCGACCACGAACGGCTGGAGGTGACCGGCGAATCCCTGGTCGATGTCGGCCGCCCCGCCGAAATGCCGGACGTCCCCTGGGAGATGGCCCGCCCCGCCACCGAGAATGGTCCGCTCGCCGTCGAATTCGCCCTCGATCTGACCCCGCCCGAACTCACCCCTGGCATCGCCGCCTATGCCGCGCAGTCGTTTCCGCCCGGCCGCCCACTGCCCGAGGCGGTGGCCGAACTCACCACCCGCATCCACACCGACTTCACCTACGAGTCCGGTTCCACCACCGTCAGCACCAGTGTCGCCGACGTTTTCCAGGCGCGCGCAGGGGTGTGCCAGGATTTCGCCCGGCTCGCCATCGCCTGTCTGCGCTCGCGGGGTCTGGCCGCCCGCTACGTCTCCGGCTACCTCTCCACCGACCCGCCGCCGGGCAAGGAACGCATGGTCGGCGTGGACGCCACACACGCCTGGGCCGCGGTCTGGCTGCCGGACGCTCCCGGACCGGGCCGCTGGATCGGATTCGACCCCACCAACGACCAGTTCGCGAACGACCGCTACGTCACCGTCGCGTGGGGCCGCGACTACGCCGACGTCCCGCCCCTGCGCGGCATCATCTACACCGACGCCAAGGAGAGCACCATCACCGTCTCCGTCGACGTGGCCCCGCTCGAGGTGCCCGATGCGTGA
- a CDS encoding MinD/ParA family ATP-binding protein, translating into MTKDQNSTSQAEDRDAADQAADALAAEAATDAADSAATPDPAPEEDGKSPAGFFPPVPDSIDQAVAFEQTVHFGASGQPNDAPNPFAPGPQGPGEGPSPFAAGPNGPAGGPNAFPGGPYGPSDAPNPYGPGPNPYGQQGPYGAPPPFSGGPDGQGPFAPGAPGPFQQPGFPPTDGYPMPDAGQFAPPPNPDAPGAVPPPGASFGEFRQQTPYGEVRQEIGSDGMVRRVFAEEPRPEHGAPHGDPNQSGPGQIVGQPGQPGGPGEPGQPGQFAGQGQPGEPGQPAQFGGPGQPGQFAPSGEQPGGPIYSWSPPPAAPPQQSQPGFQPGWTPQPQQGFQPQQPGYGQPQHPQPGHSVNDLNLLKRARKAPRSGWRRAVHKASGGVINPGESPADVVYRELVDRVNQPVRGDYRIAILSLKGGVGKTTTTVGLGSTFSTLRGDRVIAIDANPDLGTLAHRVPRQTRSTVRNLLEDSHITRYSDVRAHTSQAPSRLEVLASEQDPAVSEAFSEADYRKAIGILQQFYNIILTDCGTGLMHSAMSGVLDMASSLVLVTSPAIDGARSASATLDWLDHHGYHKLVERTVVVVNASRKGSSTVDLDQLRKLFLDRTRAVQVVPFDDHLAEGAEIDLELVSKPTRRALLELAAMVADDFGYHAAQQHQQRPPQH; encoded by the coding sequence GTGACCAAAGATCAGAATTCCACCTCGCAAGCCGAGGACCGGGACGCCGCCGACCAGGCAGCGGACGCACTCGCCGCCGAGGCCGCCACGGACGCGGCGGACTCCGCCGCGACACCCGATCCCGCCCCCGAGGAGGACGGCAAGTCGCCCGCCGGGTTCTTCCCGCCGGTCCCGGATTCGATCGACCAGGCCGTGGCCTTCGAGCAGACCGTGCACTTCGGTGCCTCCGGGCAGCCGAACGACGCGCCGAATCCGTTCGCGCCCGGTCCGCAAGGGCCCGGCGAGGGGCCGAGTCCGTTTGCGGCGGGTCCGAATGGACCTGCTGGTGGTCCGAACGCATTCCCTGGCGGTCCGTACGGACCTTCCGATGCGCCGAATCCGTACGGGCCGGGGCCGAATCCCTATGGGCAGCAAGGGCCTTACGGTGCGCCGCCGCCGTTCTCGGGCGGCCCGGACGGGCAGGGGCCGTTCGCGCCCGGCGCTCCCGGACCGTTCCAGCAGCCCGGATTCCCGCCCACCGACGGGTACCCCATGCCGGATGCCGGGCAGTTCGCGCCGCCGCCGAATCCCGATGCGCCGGGGGCGGTTCCGCCGCCGGGCGCGTCCTTCGGCGAGTTTCGGCAGCAGACCCCGTACGGCGAGGTCCGGCAGGAGATCGGCAGCGACGGCATGGTGCGGCGAGTCTTCGCCGAGGAGCCGCGGCCGGAACACGGTGCGCCGCACGGTGATCCGAACCAGAGCGGTCCGGGGCAGATCGTCGGTCAGCCGGGGCAGCCCGGTGGTCCGGGTGAGCCCGGTCAGCCGGGGCAGTTCGCCGGCCAGGGTCAGCCCGGTGAGCCGGGCCAGCCCGCACAGTTCGGTGGCCCGGGGCAGCCGGGGCAGTTCGCGCCGTCGGGTGAGCAGCCGGGCGGGCCGATCTACAGCTGGTCGCCGCCGCCCGCCGCACCGCCGCAGCAGTCGCAGCCGGGATTCCAGCCGGGCTGGACTCCGCAGCCGCAGCAGGGTTTCCAGCCGCAGCAGCCCGGTTACGGGCAGCCGCAGCACCCGCAGCCGGGCCACTCGGTCAATGATCTGAACCTGTTGAAGCGGGCCCGCAAGGCGCCGCGCAGCGGGTGGCGCCGCGCCGTGCACAAGGCGTCCGGCGGCGTGATCAATCCGGGCGAGTCGCCGGCCGATGTGGTGTACCGCGAGCTCGTCGACCGCGTGAACCAGCCGGTGCGCGGCGACTACCGCATCGCCATCCTGTCGCTCAAGGGCGGCGTCGGAAAGACCACCACCACAGTCGGTCTCGGCTCCACCTTCTCCACCCTGCGCGGCGACCGCGTCATCGCCATCGACGCCAACCCGGACCTCGGCACCCTCGCCCACCGGGTACCCCGCCAGACCCGCTCCACGGTGCGAAACCTGCTGGAGGACAGCCACATCACCCGCTACTCCGATGTGCGCGCCCACACCTCCCAGGCCCCGAGTCGCCTGGAAGTCCTTGCCTCCGAACAGGATCCGGCAGTCTCCGAGGCGTTCAGCGAGGCCGACTACCGCAAGGCCATCGGCATCCTGCAGCAGTTCTACAACATCATCCTCACCGACTGCGGCACCGGCCTGATGCATTCGGCCATGTCCGGCGTCCTCGACATGGCCAGCTCCCTGGTCCTGGTCACCTCCCCGGCCATCGACGGCGCCCGCTCGGCCTCGGCCACCCTGGACTGGCTCGACCACCACGGCTACCACAAGCTGGTGGAACGAACAGTGGTGGTGGTCAACGCTTCTCGCAAGGGCTCCTCCACGGTCGACCTGGACCAGCTCCGCAAGCTGTTCCTGGACCGCACCCGAGCGGTCCAGGTGGTCCCCTTCGACGACCACCTCGCCGAGGGCGCCGAGATCGACCTCGAACTGGTCTCCAAACCCACCCGCCGAGCCCTCCTGGAACTGGCCGCCATGGTCGCCGACGACTTCGGCTACCACGCCGCCCAGCAACACCAGCAGCGCCCGCCGCAGCACTGA
- a CDS encoding zinc-binding metallopeptidase family protein, producing MRDFSCPRCGQRLAFENSLCLNCGSPLGFSLAERSILVLADEPKPDQADNDGTVDAQRYQLCPNRHVAECNWLVPAPNGDPPPLCESCRLTRTRPNDGDAESLPAFAEAEGAKRRLVLELTELGLPIVDRDTDPEHGLAFDLLSSAAEHVVTGHENGVVTLDLAEGDDVHREQLRVEMDEPYRTLLGHFRHEIGHYYFQVLISTDATLNRYRELFGDPYADYQRALDRHYAEGPPAGWENTHVSTYATMHSAEDWAETFAHYLHIRDTLDTAAAFGFAPAGATFERPQVGRAGFDRIIDLWLPLAWSLNMLNRSMGHHDLYPFVLADPVLAKMRFIHELCAGL from the coding sequence ATGCGTGATTTCAGCTGCCCCCGCTGCGGTCAGCGGCTCGCCTTCGAGAACAGCCTGTGCCTGAACTGCGGCAGCCCACTGGGTTTCAGCCTCGCCGAACGGTCGATCCTGGTGCTCGCCGACGAACCGAAACCTGATCAGGCCGACAACGACGGCACCGTCGACGCCCAGCGCTACCAGTTGTGCCCCAATCGGCATGTGGCCGAATGCAACTGGCTGGTCCCCGCCCCGAACGGCGACCCGCCCCCGCTGTGCGAGTCCTGCCGCCTCACCCGCACCCGCCCCAATGACGGTGACGCCGAATCGCTTCCGGCCTTCGCCGAGGCCGAGGGCGCCAAACGCCGGCTCGTCCTGGAACTCACCGAACTGGGCCTGCCCATCGTCGACCGCGACACCGATCCCGAGCACGGCCTGGCCTTCGACCTGCTCTCCAGCGCCGCCGAACACGTCGTCACCGGCCACGAGAACGGCGTGGTCACCCTCGACCTGGCCGAGGGCGACGACGTGCATCGCGAGCAGCTGCGCGTGGAGATGGACGAGCCCTACCGCACCCTGCTCGGCCACTTCCGCCATGAGATCGGTCACTACTATTTCCAAGTCCTGATCAGCACCGATGCCACCCTGAACCGCTACCGCGAACTCTTCGGCGACCCCTACGCCGACTACCAACGGGCCCTGGACCGGCACTACGCCGAGGGCCCGCCCGCGGGCTGGGAGAACACGCACGTCTCCACCTACGCCACCATGCATTCCGCCGAGGACTGGGCCGAGACCTTCGCCCACTACCTGCACATCCGCGACACCCTGGACACCGCGGCCGCGTTCGGATTCGCTCCCGCCGGAGCCACTTTCGAGCGCCCGCAGGTGGGCCGCGCCGGTTTCGACCGCATCATCGACCTGTGGCTGCCGCTGGCCTGGTCGCTCAATATGCTCAATCGCTCCATGGGCCATCACGACCTGTACCCGTTCGTGCTGGCCGATCCGGTGCTCGCCAAAATGCGCTTCATCCATGAACTGTGTGCGGGACTATGA
- a CDS encoding hydroxysqualene dehydroxylase, which yields MAGQRLSVTRRTVLRGTAAAGAVAAGAATGALRSPRATADPGPSVAVLGGGVAGLTAAHELAERGFDVTVYERRALGGKARSIAVPGTGRDGRPELWGEHGFRFFPGFYRHLPDTMRRIPFAGNANGVWDNLVAAPEARFARRDTDDVIMPLGKAGKVWASPDDFRETVSSAISTTMKMPQADALYFANRLLVFNTSCDARRYQHWDNISWKDYVGAAGRSTEFRMLLSRTLTTLLVAAKDELASTRTIGNMGEQFLGNPFEIANDGPLDRLLDGPTNEAWINPWVDRLRELGVKFVSAEVRGLDVNERRISGARIVDGSGAARTIEADHFVTAVPVEVARTLWSPEILALRPELAGTSQLMVDWMSGIQFFMKKPTDIARGHVAYVDSPWSLTSIAQNQFWSRTPMTGLGDGTVQDCLSVDISDWNTPGILYGKTAKECTHDEIAREVWAQLKAHLNDRQDLLRDEDLHSWFLDTGITWDASARRNANADPLLINTAGSWTLRPDTHAASLENLYLAGDYVRTNVDLATMEGASESARAAVNKLLEVTGSNAPRCKLFTLYRATELEPFRQIDATRYAAGQPNLFDA from the coding sequence ATGGCAGGACAGCGTTTGTCCGTCACGCGGCGGACAGTGCTGCGTGGAACGGCCGCGGCGGGAGCAGTCGCGGCGGGGGCGGCGACCGGAGCACTCCGATCGCCTCGGGCCACCGCCGATCCGGGCCCGTCGGTCGCCGTACTGGGTGGCGGCGTCGCCGGTTTGACCGCGGCGCACGAGCTCGCCGAACGCGGCTTCGACGTCACCGTCTACGAACGCCGGGCGCTGGGCGGCAAGGCCCGCAGCATCGCGGTCCCCGGCACCGGCCGCGACGGCCGCCCCGAACTGTGGGGCGAGCACGGCTTCCGGTTCTTCCCCGGCTTCTACCGCCACCTCCCCGACACCATGCGGCGAATCCCCTTCGCGGGCAATGCCAATGGCGTGTGGGACAACCTGGTCGCCGCCCCCGAGGCGCGTTTCGCCCGCCGCGACACCGACGACGTGATCATGCCGCTCGGCAAGGCCGGCAAGGTGTGGGCGTCCCCGGACGACTTCCGCGAAACCGTCAGCTCGGCCATCTCCACCACCATGAAGATGCCGCAGGCCGACGCGCTCTACTTCGCCAACCGCCTGCTGGTCTTCAACACCAGCTGCGACGCGCGGCGATATCAGCACTGGGACAACATCTCCTGGAAGGACTACGTGGGCGCGGCCGGCCGCTCCACCGAATTCCGCATGCTGCTCTCACGGACGCTCACCACCCTGCTGGTGGCGGCCAAGGACGAACTGGCCAGCACCCGCACCATCGGCAATATGGGCGAGCAGTTCCTGGGCAACCCGTTCGAGATCGCCAACGACGGCCCGCTGGACCGGCTGCTCGACGGCCCCACCAACGAGGCGTGGATCAACCCGTGGGTCGATCGACTACGTGAGCTGGGCGTGAAGTTCGTGAGCGCGGAGGTGCGCGGACTCGACGTGAACGAACGCCGCATCTCCGGCGCCCGCATCGTCGACGGTTCCGGCGCCGCCCGCACGATCGAGGCCGACCATTTCGTGACCGCCGTGCCGGTCGAGGTGGCCCGCACCCTGTGGTCACCCGAAATCCTCGCGCTGCGACCGGAATTGGCGGGCACCAGCCAGCTGATGGTCGACTGGATGAGCGGCATCCAGTTCTTCATGAAGAAGCCCACCGACATCGCCCGCGGCCACGTCGCCTACGTGGACTCCCCGTGGTCGCTGACTTCCATTGCGCAGAACCAGTTCTGGAGCCGCACCCCGATGACCGGCCTCGGCGACGGCACCGTGCAGGACTGCCTCTCGGTGGACATCTCCGACTGGAACACCCCCGGCATCCTCTACGGCAAGACCGCCAAGGAATGCACGCACGACGAGATCGCGCGGGAAGTGTGGGCGCAGTTGAAGGCGCACCTCAACGACCGTCAGGACCTGCTGCGCGACGAGGACCTGCACTCCTGGTTCCTCGACACCGGCATCACCTGGGATGCCTCGGCGCGCCGCAATGCCAATGCCGATCCGCTGCTCATCAATACCGCGGGCTCGTGGACGCTGCGGCCGGACACGCATGCGGCGAGCCTCGAAAACCTCTACCTGGCAGGTGATTACGTACGCACCAACGTGGACCTCGCCACCATGGAGGGTGCGTCGGAATCGGCCCGCGCGGCCGTGAACAAACTGCTCGAGGTGACCGGTTCGAACGCCCCGCGCTGCAAGCTGTTCACGCTCTACCGCGCC